GTACCCCCGTTGAAGCAAGGGACGTACGGTGTGAGAACCGATGAATCCGGTCGCTCCTGTCACCAAGACTCGTTTCTGACTTGCCAATTCACCCATGTGCCTTGTGTGCCTCCTTTTGGTAATCAGCCCAGCTTTGATCTCCGCTGGAGACCGTGCTCACCGGTAAAGGCCATATAATGCCAAAGGCGGGATCGTTGAATCTCACGCCTGTGGCCGATTCCTTGGCATAAAATTGTGAGGTCTGATAGACAAGGTCGGTCTCATCCTCCAACGTTTGGTACCCATGTGCGAATCCTTCCGGCACATACAGCATACGAGCGTTCTCGGCCGTCAGCTCAGCCCCGATCCACTGTCCGTGGGTCGGAGATCCTTCACGCAGGTCAATGATAACGTCATACAGTGACCCTCTTGAGCAGTAGACAAGTTTGACCTCGCTGTTTGGATCGATCTGGAAATGCATGCCACGCACTGTGCCTTTTTTTGTATTGTGGCCGATATTGACTTGAACAACGGCTGGGTTCAGCCCATGTCGCGCAAATTCCTTGGTACACCAACGGCGTGAGAAAAACCCGCGCTCATCAGCGATTCTGTCTAGATCGATGAGGTAGGCGCCTTTGAGCTTGGTTTCGTGAAAGATCATGTTGTCTCCAATCCAATTCCTGCGTATCCTGGAATTGATGCTTTACTCAGCAGACGGCGTCCATCGACAAACAGAGGCCGTGGGGTGAGATGCTTGAGCAGATCCGGAACCTTGAGAAATTCCTCCCATCGGGTGACCAGCACAACCGCATCGGCTTGTGTCAATCCTTCAGCCAGTGTCTGGCTTAGTTCGAGTTCCTGAGGAGAAAACAGCTTGCGAGCCTCATCTGCGGCGACCGGATCATAACCTTTTACTCTCGCCCCTTCTCGCAACAACGCTCGTATGATCGGAATGGCAGGAGATTCCCGCATATCATTCGTGTCAGGTCGAAATGACAGACCGAGGATGCTGATACGGACACCATGCAAGGAAGGAAACTGCTTCTTGAGAATACGAATGACCTGTTGCGGCTGCCGCTCATTAATCGTGAGCACGGCGTTCAGCAGATCCATCGGCACGTGATGCTTCTGTCCATGGGCCGCAAGCGCTTTCACGTCTTTGGGGAAACAACTGCCTCCAAATCCACACCCGGCGGCAAGAAATGATGAAACCGGCGGCTGAATACGTGTGTGATCGGGCAATTGAACGCTTAAATAGCGACTAACATGCACACCATGCATCACATCAACCACATCGACATCTTTGATGGCAGCACAGAGATTGGCAATCTCATTGGAGAATGAGATGCAGGTTGCCAATAAGCTATTGGCCGCGTACTTGATCATTTCAGCCGTTTTGTTGTTGGTACGTAGCACTTCCACATCAGGGAACCCTTGGTACAAGGCGGCCTGCCGTTCAATCGTTCGTTGGTCTATGCCCCCCAGGACAATGCGGTCCGGATACATGAATTCGTTGACCGCCTCACCTTCTGTAAGAAACTCCGGGTTCATGCCCACTCCGAAGTCAGCACCAGCTTTTTTCCCGGACGCTTGCTCAAGAATCGGTAAGACCACGTCATCTGTTGTCCCTGGAACGACTGTGCTCTTCACGAGCACCACATGGTAGCCAGGTTTGGCCTTCAAGGCATAGCCAAGTTGCTTGGACACATTCTTGATGTATGTCAGGTCGATTTCATTTCCGTCGAAAGGTGTCCCTACGGCTATCATCGACAGGTCAGTCTGTTGAACGGCATCGGCCAGATCAGTTGTGGCGCGCAGCCTGTCTCCGGCATGGCGTTTCAGTAAATCATCAAGGCCCCGTTCATAGATTGGGGCAGTTCCATTGTTGATCAAGTCAACCTTGTCCTGATCGATATCGACACACAGCACATGGTGGCCTTTTTCCGCGAAACAAGCCCCTGTCACAATTCCAACATAGCCCGTTCCGATGATTGAGATCTTCATGCCAATTTCTCCCGGATCTTCAACTAGGCATCCTGTGCATCAGGATTGCCTTGATACCAGATGAGTGACCGTTTCAAGCCTTCGTCGAGAGCGACACTGGGGTGATAGCCTAGATGGTTACGCGCTTTGGTGATGACGGGACAGCGTCGATTTGGGTTATCGATAAGATAGCTCGCATCTTCACTTGCCCGACGAATGACTCTTCCCTTGTACCCGAAAAGATCTTTGGCAAACGCCGTCAACTTTTCTGCTAACTCACCCATTGAAATTTCAGGTGTTTCGACACCGATGTTGTACGCTTCACCGTGATGTCCTTTGACAAGAGCCTTGTAGTACCCGGTCACGGCATCCGACGAATAACAAAATGTTCGTTTTGGTGATCCATCTGAGAGCATTACAATGTCTCGATCACTCATAATGTCCCGCGCAAAGTCAGGAATGACACGACGATCACTAATCTTCAGGCCAGGACCGTAGTTGTTGAATGGTCTTGCGACCTTCACAGGGATTCCATACTGATGTGCAAAATTGACGCACAATGTTTCACCATACCGCTTTGCCTCGTCATAGCAGGCACGCGGGCCGGTACATGACACGAACCCACGATAGGTTTCCGGGGTCGGAATATTGTCCGGCGTCGGATCTCCATAAATTTCACTGCTTGAAAAAAATAGGAACCCTTCGACTGGGGTCTTCGTGGATTGTTGATTGCGGGCGTACTCGAGCAACATGCGCAGGCCGTTGACGTTCGCATCCATGGTCCCGATAGGATCTCGTTTATAGTATGTCGGCGATGCGATCGAGGCTGCATGGATGACAAACTGAATATCACCCACATTGGCCGGAAGCGGACTACGAATATCGTGCCGTACCAGCAACAGATTGCGATCCTTTTCCAACTCCGAAAGCCACCCAGGCATACCTCGACTAAAGTTATCGAATACCACGACTTGGATTGGAGACTCGCCCAGATCGTTATGGGCGTTCCAGTGCAGCACGGCCTGAACAAAGTAATGTCCAAGGAAACCGGCTCCACCCGTAATCAAGATGCGCTTTCCTGAGAGTGCCGTGAACTCTTCCTTCAGGTCTCTACACATCCGATCAAGATCACCCTGTACGACGTCATTGGAATTCATCTTGACGATCCTCTTCCTTGTTAACCAAGTGTGAAATAGTCATCGCGTTCATAGGAGGCCAAACTGCGGAGCATTACCTGGTTGGTCTCACCACTTCAATGTGAGTGCTCAGGTAGGAAGCAATCTAAACGTCGTTGGATATGTCGAGGGTCAATTCGCGGAGGACGCTTCGACCGAGAGGGCACGCAACACCTCGGACACCACCCTGTCTTGTTGGATGGTGGTGAGTCCAGGGAACATCGGAAGCGACAGAATATGTCCCACTGACCGCTCGGTGACCGGAAAGTCGCCGACTCGAAACCCGAGTTCTTTGTACGCTTTTGTGAGGTGCAGTGCGACAGGATAATGAATCCCTGTCCCGATACCAACGTCGTTCAGATTTTGTTGGAGTCGCGCACGGTCGTCAACCTGCACAACATAGAGATGATAGACCGACCGTGCCCAGCTTGGCTGATGTGGTAACGTGACGAGCCCCTCAGCTCCTGCGAACAACTTGGCGTATCGCTCTGCCGCTTGACGGCGTTGTTCGTTCCATGTTGCAAGATGTTTTAGTTTGACCTGCAGGAATCCTGCCTGGATCGCATCAAGCCGACCATTATAGCCTTCGATGTCATGGAAGTACTTTTTGGATTGTCCGTGGTCCCGCAAGAGTCGGCAAGTATGGGTGAGCTGTTCATCATTGGTCGTCATTGCTCCGGCCTCACCGCAGGCTCCCAGATTCTTGCCAGGATAAAAGCTGAATGCAGCGGCATGTCCCATTGACCCGGCCTTGCACCAGCGATTCTCCTTCTGTGAAAAGTACTCCGCTCCCTGTGCTTGGCAGGCATCCTCAACCACTTTGAGGTTGTACTGGGTCGCCAACTCAAGAATGGGGTCCATGTCAGCCATCTGGCCATAGAGATGGACTGGAACAATGGCCGTGATCGGTCTGCCGGTTGCATTGTGTGAGACTTGTCGTGTCTTTGGATTCCACCTGCATTTGCGTTCCAGATACTCGCGCAATTGCTCAGGATCCATGGTGTAGGTTTTCGAATCGACATCGACGAAATCTGGACGGGCGCCTGCTTGAGAGATGGCTTCGGTCGTGGCAATAAATGTATTAGGAACGGTAATGACGATGTCTCCGGACTTCACACCGGCCGCGATGAGGGCGAACCGAAGGGCGTCAGTGCCACTTCCCAGGCCAACACAGAATCTTGCCTCGCAGAATCTGGCAAACTCTTCTTCAAAGCCTTGCACCATCGGACCGCCAATAAACCCAGCGCTCTTGAGAGCGGTTTTCAGTACGTCAACCAGCTCGTCCTGTAACTGACGATGAACTGAGACCAGATCCAAAAACGGGATGTTTTCGTTACTCATTGCTGCCCCCTTGATTCAAAATATCGCATTACCCTACCTGGATTCCCTGATACGACGGCATGGGCCGGCACGTCTTTCGTCACGACTGCACCGGCTCCGATGAGCGCATATTCTCCGATCACCACGTTGGCAAGAATCGTCACTCCTGACCCGATCGATGCTCCCCGTTTCACCAGCGTTGTTTCGACTCTCCAATCGGCTTCAGTCTGGAGAGCCCCGTTGGTGGTGGCGCGAGGAAACATATCATTGACGAATGTGACGTTGTGTCCGATAAAGACCTCGTCTTCAATCGTCACCCCCTCGCAAATGAACGTATGGCTCGATATCTTGCATCGTTTCCCGACTTTGGCGTTTTTTTGAATCTCCACAAATGCTCCGATTTTGGTGTCGTCGCCCACTTCACACCCATAAAGATTGATGAATTTTGAGAATTTCACATTCTTCCCAAGCCTGACATCTGGTGCAATGCAGGTAAACGCGTTAGAGGCTGTCGTACTCGTCTTCGAATCCTCAGTCGAACTCGGCATAGACGGCTCTACCGTACCGTCCTGCACAGTATCAAGGTCAGCACAGACGAGTAAGCGTTTCGGTGCATGTTCCATAGAGTTCGTCCTTATGATGCTGCCACCTGCCACAAGCCAACTATGGTGAGCAGATGTACGAGATGTCGTGATAGCAACCGAGAAATTAGGACTGTGGCAAGAAATGAGGCGAACTGTGCTGACGATTCGTACGCCCTACTACTTCACTTTCTCAATTAAACGCTCCGAGGCATAGGGCATGGCATACCCGTATATATGGTGAGCCATGCTCTGCGCATCGACTCTGTTAAGAATCACTTGCTGACGCGTCGCCAAGCTCAACATTGTGAAAGCTTTTCGCACAAGATTCCGTGGCGTAGATCCTGCCCGGATCACCCACACAATCTCGTCGGCTAGACTCGCCAAGATACCTACGCTTGCGCTGGATAAGACCGGTGGCGTATTCAGGAAGATATACTGAAATTGTTCCCGCAGTGTCGGCAAAATCGATTTCAACTGTTGGATTCTCCAAAGCTCATTATATTCACCTGTCAGTCCCCCAGCCGCCAAGATTGAGCATGCTGACTCATCGATCACTGATAAACAGTTCTCGAGTGACGTCTGACCATCCAAGAGCTCCGTCAATCCTGCTCGAGCTGGAATCCTGGCATAGTGATGAAGAGCCGGCCGTTGAAAGTCACAATCGATCAGCAGAGTCCTTTTTCCAAGATCTCGTGCCATCGTATAGCCAAGATTGACCACCGTCGTCGTTTTCCCTTCGCCCATGAGCGCACTGGCGATTTCTACCACCGTAGAATGGCGTCCTTCACTCGAGAGCGCCAGTTTGGTTGCCGCCATTCGATATTGTTCGGCAGCAATTGAACGGGGTTGCCACTTGGTCACTAGGCTTAGGTTTTCCGATGTGAGCGCATGTCGACTAC
This portion of the Candidatus Nitrospira nitrosa genome encodes:
- a CDS encoding LbetaH domain-containing protein translates to MPSSTEDSKTSTTASNAFTCIAPDVRLGKNVKFSKFINLYGCEVGDDTKIGAFVEIQKNAKVGKRCKISSHTFICEGVTIEDEVFIGHNVTFVNDMFPRATTNGALQTEADWRVETTLVKRGASIGSGVTILANVVIGEYALIGAGAVVTKDVPAHAVVSGNPGRVMRYFESRGQQ
- a CDS encoding NAD-dependent epimerase/dehydratase family protein — encoded protein: MNSNDVVQGDLDRMCRDLKEEFTALSGKRILITGGAGFLGHYFVQAVLHWNAHNDLGESPIQVVVFDNFSRGMPGWLSELEKDRNLLLVRHDIRSPLPANVGDIQFVIHAASIASPTYYKRDPIGTMDANVNGLRMLLEYARNQQSTKTPVEGFLFFSSSEIYGDPTPDNIPTPETYRGFVSCTGPRACYDEAKRYGETLCVNFAHQYGIPVKVARPFNNYGPGLKISDRRVIPDFARDIMSDRDIVMLSDGSPKRTFCYSSDAVTGYYKALVKGHHGEAYNIGVETPEISMGELAEKLTAFAKDLFGYKGRVIRRASEDASYLIDNPNRRCPVITKARNHLGYHPSVALDEGLKRSLIWYQGNPDAQDA
- a CDS encoding DegT/DnrJ/EryC1/StrS family aminotransferase: MSNENIPFLDLVSVHRQLQDELVDVLKTALKSAGFIGGPMVQGFEEEFARFCEARFCVGLGSGTDALRFALIAAGVKSGDIVITVPNTFIATTEAISQAGARPDFVDVDSKTYTMDPEQLREYLERKCRWNPKTRQVSHNATGRPITAIVPVHLYGQMADMDPILELATQYNLKVVEDACQAQGAEYFSQKENRWCKAGSMGHAAAFSFYPGKNLGACGEAGAMTTNDEQLTHTCRLLRDHGQSKKYFHDIEGYNGRLDAIQAGFLQVKLKHLATWNEQRRQAAERYAKLFAGAEGLVTLPHQPSWARSVYHLYVVQVDDRARLQQNLNDVGIGTGIHYPVALHLTKAYKELGFRVGDFPVTERSVGHILSLPMFPGLTTIQQDRVVSEVLRALSVEASSAN
- a CDS encoding UDP-glucose dehydrogenase family protein produces the protein MKISIIGTGYVGIVTGACFAEKGHHVLCVDIDQDKVDLINNGTAPIYERGLDDLLKRHAGDRLRATTDLADAVQQTDLSMIAVGTPFDGNEIDLTYIKNVSKQLGYALKAKPGYHVVLVKSTVVPGTTDDVVLPILEQASGKKAGADFGVGMNPEFLTEGEAVNEFMYPDRIVLGGIDQRTIERQAALYQGFPDVEVLRTNNKTAEMIKYAANSLLATCISFSNEIANLCAAIKDVDVVDVMHGVHVSRYLSVQLPDHTRIQPPVSSFLAAGCGFGGSCFPKDVKALAAHGQKHHVPMDLLNAVLTINERQPQQVIRILKKQFPSLHGVRISILGLSFRPDTNDMRESPAIPIIRALLREGARVKGYDPVAADEARKLFSPQELELSQTLAEGLTQADAVVLVTRWEEFLKVPDLLKHLTPRPLFVDGRRLLSKASIPGYAGIGLETT
- the rfbC gene encoding dTDP-4-dehydrorhamnose 3,5-epimerase, with the translated sequence MIFHETKLKGAYLIDLDRIADERGFFSRRWCTKEFARHGLNPAVVQVNIGHNTKKGTVRGMHFQIDPNSEVKLVYCSRGSLYDVIIDLREGSPTHGQWIGAELTAENARMLYVPEGFAHGYQTLEDETDLVYQTSQFYAKESATGVRFNDPAFGIIWPLPVSTVSSGDQSWADYQKEAHKAHG